One Rhipicephalus microplus isolate Deutch F79 unplaced genomic scaffold, USDA_Rmic scaffold_12, whole genome shotgun sequence DNA segment encodes these proteins:
- the LOC142783807 gene encoding uncharacterized protein LOC142783807 isoform X2 has protein sequence MWRESMHGSLIWKDCNLFGSFEGTKLPNGWLQGRSISIRQHTGINNNVPAITTGSVLHGHEQCIKNRAQKTNKCKGTASDCSPAQSLQQQKGHIVMSGAAAA, from the exons atgtggcgtgaaagcatgcatggcagcctcatctggaaggactgcaatctgtttgggagcttcgagggcacaaaactgcctaacggctggctgcaag gacgcagcatatccatccggcaacacactggtatcaacaataatg ttccagcaatAACAacgggttcggtgctccacggtcatgaacagtgtatcaagaacagagcacagaagaccaacaagtgtaaagggactgccagtgactgttctcctgctcaaagtttacaacagcagaaagggcacattgtgatgtcaggagcagctgctgcttaa
- the LOC142783807 gene encoding uncharacterized protein LOC142783807 isoform X1, giving the protein MWRESMHGSLIWKDCNLFGSFEGTKLPNGWLQAYFSSRAMQLAHTQSKSWSAPLVFCAGRSISIRQHTGINNNVPAITTGSVLHGHEQCIKNRAQKTNKCKGTASDCSPAQSLQQQKGHIVMSGAAAA; this is encoded by the exons atgtggcgtgaaagcatgcatggcagcctcatctggaaggactgcaatctgtttgggagcttcgagggcacaaaactgcctaacggctggctgcaag cctatttcagcagcagagcgatgcagctagcacacacgcaatccaagtcatggagcgctcctttggtgttctgtgcaggacgcagcatatccatccggcaacacactggtatcaacaataatg ttccagcaatAACAacgggttcggtgctccacggtcatgaacagtgtatcaagaacagagcacagaagaccaacaagtgtaaagggactgccagtgactgttctcctgctcaaagtttacaacagcagaaagggcacattgtgatgtcaggagcagctgctgcttaa